One genomic segment of Chitinophaga parva includes these proteins:
- a CDS encoding FAD-dependent oxidoreductase, whose product MIDKKKVAIIGGGPGGLTLARLLLQKGIDVKVYERDFNRDVRSQGATLDLHENSGLKAIKAADLFHEFKRAYRPGAEKGRVVDKMGNILFDEHEKETTEIDFDSPNARPEIDRSDLRNLLLNSLSPDIVVWNSQFVHMTPAGAQWAIEFRNGATVLADIVIGADGGNSKVRPFVTPIQPYYAGITILQGNVGNAKMKAPRINELLQGGKIYVHNAGKYLHISAKGDSSIDFYISIKIDGARANNSGINFSDSTQMRQWFKTAFADWGGIWFELFENTDLPVLIRPQYSIPLDQTWEAKSNLTLLGDAAHIMAPSGEGVNLAMLDALELSECLTNEYFKDTQTAIAAYETVMRERAAQEAATSFEMVEWMHADDAQDRIVEFFKRTTA is encoded by the coding sequence ATGATCGACAAAAAAAAGGTTGCCATTATTGGAGGTGGCCCTGGCGGGCTGACATTAGCGCGATTACTGCTACAAAAAGGAATTGACGTAAAGGTCTATGAAAGAGATTTTAACAGGGATGTACGAAGTCAGGGTGCAACACTTGACCTGCACGAAAATTCGGGCTTAAAAGCTATTAAAGCGGCGGATTTATTCCATGAATTTAAAAGGGCATACCGGCCAGGTGCAGAAAAAGGGCGTGTGGTGGATAAGATGGGCAACATCCTTTTTGACGAACACGAAAAAGAAACGACTGAAATTGATTTTGACAGTCCTAATGCCAGACCAGAAATCGACAGAAGCGATTTACGTAACCTTTTACTGAATTCCCTTTCGCCGGATATAGTGGTGTGGAACAGTCAATTCGTGCATATGACACCAGCCGGTGCGCAATGGGCAATTGAGTTCAGGAACGGCGCAACAGTTTTGGCAGACATTGTCATTGGAGCCGATGGAGGCAACTCTAAAGTTCGTCCGTTTGTCACACCAATCCAACCATACTATGCCGGCATTACCATTCTGCAAGGAAATGTTGGGAACGCAAAAATGAAGGCGCCCCGCATCAATGAGTTGTTGCAAGGCGGTAAAATATATGTACACAACGCAGGAAAATATCTGCACATCTCGGCGAAAGGAGACAGCAGCATAGACTTCTACATCAGTATTAAAATTGACGGAGCCCGGGCAAACAACAGTGGAATCAATTTTTCAGACAGCACACAAATGAGGCAATGGTTCAAAACAGCATTTGCGGACTGGGGCGGTATATGGTTTGAGCTTTTCGAAAATACTGATCTCCCGGTATTGATACGACCGCAATATTCCATTCCTTTAGACCAAACCTGGGAGGCAAAATCCAACCTGACTTTACTTGGAGATGCGGCTCACATCATGGCGCCTTCCGGTGAAGGGGTAAATCTGGCGATGCTTGATGCGCTTGAATTAAGTGAATGTCTCACTAATGAATATTTTAAAGACACACAAACAGCCATTGCAGCTTATGAAACAGTCATGCGTGAACGCGCCGCACAAGAGGCGGCGACATCATTTGAAATGGTGGAATGGATGCACGCCGACGATGCGCAGGACAGGATAGTTGAATTTTTCAAAAGGACAACGGCGTAA
- a CDS encoding baeRF3 domain-containing protein: MIKYPATVVYKDIIGLEPVPPAVSILLPCHPTFSSRAELKHRLKIALENTRRLLFKNYTAEMALAVMGRLEKLQLRVNYNIRQQSLALFASPHKSKLFYLDQLVEERIVIGDYFAIRDLVADSKQLRQYLVLILSEQHCQFYLAGETQFTPLKTEIPTDVYAYVNEKPEQVANFSDAGTRREIVMDKFLEHMDQELSHILARYPLPVFILGPEKVVGHFKVHSRHLTQIAGYIHGNYEDAGEQTLRTLIQPCLETWYQHNNKLLLTNLETAADEKKLSVGILEAWTAAWENNAHLLVVERNFHFPARRADTPYHIFREDSPEDNPFCIQDAVDVLIGQVISQGGEVEFLDDGALAQYDHVALIRHY; this comes from the coding sequence ATGATAAAATATCCTGCCACAGTCGTCTACAAAGACATCATAGGCCTTGAGCCGGTTCCTCCTGCCGTTTCCATCCTGCTGCCGTGCCATCCCACGTTCTCCTCCCGCGCGGAGTTGAAACATCGCCTAAAGATCGCCCTGGAAAATACAAGGCGTTTATTGTTCAAGAACTACACGGCAGAAATGGCGCTTGCCGTGATGGGCAGGCTGGAGAAACTGCAGCTACGGGTGAATTATAATATCCGCCAGCAAAGCTTAGCCCTTTTTGCCTCGCCGCATAAAAGCAAACTATTCTACCTCGATCAGCTGGTAGAAGAAAGAATTGTCATTGGTGATTACTTCGCCATCCGGGACCTAGTGGCTGACAGTAAGCAACTCCGCCAATACCTGGTGCTCATCCTCAGCGAACAGCACTGCCAGTTTTACCTGGCCGGCGAAACGCAGTTCACCCCTTTAAAAACGGAGATCCCTACCGATGTATATGCCTATGTGAACGAAAAGCCCGAACAGGTGGCCAACTTCAGCGATGCCGGCACCCGCAGGGAAATAGTGATGGATAAGTTCTTGGAGCACATGGACCAGGAACTCTCCCATATCCTGGCCAGGTATCCCCTGCCTGTATTCATTCTGGGCCCGGAGAAAGTGGTAGGGCATTTCAAAGTGCATTCCCGGCATCTCACACAGATCGCGGGCTATATCCATGGTAATTATGAAGATGCCGGCGAACAAACGTTACGGACGCTGATACAACCTTGCCTCGAAACCTGGTACCAGCATAATAACAAGCTATTGCTCACCAACCTGGAGACAGCTGCCGACGAGAAAAAACTCAGCGTTGGCATCCTGGAAGCCTGGACCGCGGCCTGGGAAAACAATGCTCATCTCCTTGTAGTCGAAAGGAATTTCCATTTTCCCGCCCGCCGCGCAGATACTCCTTACCACATCTTCCGGGAAGACTCTCCTGAAGACAATCCTTTCTGCATCCAGGATGCTGTGGATGTGCTCATCGGCCAGGTCATCAGCCAGGGTGGCGAGGTGGAATTCCTGGATGATGGGGCGCTGGCACAATATGACCACGTCGCCCTGATCCGCCATTACTAA
- a CDS encoding helix-turn-helix domain-containing protein, with protein sequence MNAINSISEFHRLLSLPEPRHPLVSVINLAESVFLEHEIWKGFVNRFYCVALKREAKGKVRYGQQHYDYDKGVLSFTAPNQVQQLDLQNMECGSGYLLIFHPDFLLQHTLANSIHHYSFFDYAVNEALHLSAEEEDDLITILHKIDKECQHIDKHTQEIILTQIETLLKYSNRFYERQFLTRKNNGSALLTRFEQLIDDYFNSDIQGLLTVQYIAAQMNLSPNYLSDLLRVHTGQNTQQHIHEKLIAKAKEKLSTTRLSVGEIAYALGFEHAQSFSTLFKKKTNLSPLEFRQTFN encoded by the coding sequence ATGAATGCCATTAACTCCATATCAGAATTTCACCGGTTGCTGTCATTGCCCGAACCCCGCCATCCGCTGGTGAGCGTGATCAATCTGGCTGAAAGTGTTTTTTTGGAACACGAGATCTGGAAAGGTTTCGTGAACCGCTTCTATTGCGTGGCGCTCAAACGCGAAGCCAAAGGCAAGGTCAGGTACGGACAGCAGCATTATGATTATGATAAAGGAGTATTGAGCTTTACGGCGCCTAACCAGGTGCAACAACTGGACCTGCAAAATATGGAATGCGGGTCCGGTTATCTCCTGATCTTTCATCCGGACTTCCTCTTGCAGCATACGCTGGCGAACAGCATTCATCACTATAGTTTTTTCGATTACGCGGTGAACGAAGCGCTGCACCTGTCTGCTGAGGAAGAAGATGACCTCATCACGATCCTCCATAAAATTGATAAAGAGTGCCAGCATATCGATAAGCATACCCAGGAGATCATCCTGACGCAGATCGAGACCCTGCTAAAATATTCCAACCGTTTTTATGAGCGGCAGTTTTTGACCCGCAAGAATAATGGTTCCGCGCTGCTGACCAGGTTTGAGCAGCTGATCGATGACTACTTTAACAGCGACATACAAGGTTTACTCACAGTACAATATATTGCTGCACAGATGAACCTGTCGCCGAACTATCTGAGCGACCTGCTTCGGGTTCATACCGGGCAGAACACACAGCAACATATTCATGAAAAACTGATCGCGAAAGCCAAAGAAAAGCTTTCCACGACCCGTCTCTCGGTCGGCGAGATCGCCTATGCCTTAGGCTTTGAGCACGCGCAATCCTTTAGCACACTTTTCAAAAAGAAAACGAATTTATCGCCGCTGGAATTTCGCCAGACTTTTAACTGA
- a CDS encoding aldehyde dehydrogenase family protein has product MNAYQPIFQKQKDFFYSESTKTYDWRIDQLNRMEKMLRENQEIFCEALHKDFGKPPFEQLFEITVPLGVIKYYKENLRTLMQPQQVPIPKGLEATGNKGVIYKEPFGVTLVIGPFNAPILLLLDPAIAALAAGNTVILKPANTTPNTAHLFQQLIPKYFEPEAVNVVLGGREEITELLQLPFDFIFFTGSAAVGKIIMKAAAENLTPIVLELGGQNPTIVDETANIDIAADRISWGHNAISGQWCIAPGYVYVHENIASEFIEKLKAAVTKMYGSDPSQSPDFARMISEHDAERVASYIVPEKVVLGGRFNIKERYVEPTILYPSTWDDPALQQEIFGPVLPVMPYNDLKDIINIIKRKPKSLSAYIFSKNQANIDYFLNAVSFGGGCVNQTNLHCWIDSLPFGGVGMSGMGKYYGKAGFDALSNTKAMLMGNPDWELDVFPPYAGKDIASNLSVFS; this is encoded by the coding sequence ATGAACGCCTATCAGCCAATCTTTCAAAAACAAAAAGATTTCTTTTATTCGGAATCAACCAAAACCTATGATTGGCGTATTGACCAGCTTAACCGGATGGAAAAAATGTTACGCGAAAACCAGGAAATATTCTGCGAAGCACTTCATAAAGATTTTGGCAAACCACCATTTGAACAACTATTTGAAATAACAGTGCCCCTCGGCGTAATAAAATACTATAAAGAGAATTTGAGGACATTAATGCAGCCGCAGCAAGTGCCCATCCCCAAAGGGCTGGAGGCAACTGGCAATAAAGGCGTCATTTACAAAGAGCCTTTTGGTGTTACGCTCGTAATTGGTCCTTTCAATGCCCCCATACTGCTATTGCTTGATCCGGCTATTGCAGCGTTAGCTGCTGGCAACACGGTCATATTAAAGCCAGCTAACACGACACCCAATACGGCTCATCTATTTCAGCAATTAATTCCAAAATACTTTGAGCCCGAGGCAGTAAATGTTGTATTGGGAGGAAGGGAAGAAATCACTGAATTATTACAATTGCCTTTTGATTTTATTTTCTTTACAGGAAGCGCTGCTGTTGGGAAGATCATCATGAAAGCCGCTGCCGAAAACCTCACTCCTATTGTCTTGGAACTGGGCGGACAGAACCCCACCATTGTAGATGAAACTGCTAATATTGACATTGCTGCAGACAGAATTTCATGGGGACACAATGCCATATCCGGGCAATGGTGCATTGCTCCTGGTTATGTGTACGTCCATGAAAATATTGCCAGCGAATTTATAGAAAAACTGAAAGCTGCAGTAACCAAAATGTATGGCAGCGACCCAAGCCAAAGCCCCGATTTTGCAAGAATGATCAGTGAGCATGATGCTGAAAGAGTGGCTTCCTATATTGTGCCTGAAAAGGTTGTTTTGGGTGGACGTTTCAATATAAAGGAACGATATGTTGAGCCAACGATCCTTTACCCGAGCACCTGGGACGACCCGGCATTGCAGCAGGAAATTTTTGGTCCGGTATTGCCGGTGATGCCATACAACGATTTAAAAGACATCATAAATATTATCAAACGCAAACCAAAATCCCTGTCGGCATATATATTCAGCAAGAACCAGGCAAACATTGACTACTTTTTAAATGCCGTCTCTTTTGGCGGTGGATGCGTTAATCAAACTAACCTGCATTGCTGGATAGATAGCCTGCCATTTGGCGGCGTTGGCATGAGTGGCATGGGAAAATATTACGGAAAAGCTGGCTTTGATGCCTTGAGTAATACCAAAGCAATGTTGATGGGAAATCCCGATTGGGAACTGGATGTATTCCCACCGTATGCCGGTAAGGATATTGCAAGTAATTTAAGCGTATTTTCGTAA
- a CDS encoding GNAT family N-acetyltransferase, translating into MRKLLSHPFDAPSWPADIHLTGLVPGIAKEVHDLLILGYQNGGGSVPAFADWWPALLSDPEFDASLCFLAKDKEGIVAVAQCWTSAFVKDLVVHPRRRNQGIGASLLLHVYAMFHDRGAKTVDLKVEEGNIAAIRLYLKSGMQIVE; encoded by the coding sequence ATGCGAAAGCTGCTAAGTCATCCGTTTGATGCTCCATCCTGGCCGGCAGATATCCACCTTACCGGACTGGTGCCGGGTATAGCAAAGGAGGTACATGACCTCCTTATCCTGGGGTATCAAAATGGTGGTGGATCGGTACCAGCATTTGCAGACTGGTGGCCGGCTCTTCTATCTGATCCCGAATTCGATGCTTCGCTCTGCTTCCTGGCAAAGGATAAAGAAGGCATTGTCGCAGTTGCGCAATGCTGGACCAGTGCATTTGTGAAAGACCTGGTCGTTCACCCCCGCAGGCGCAACCAAGGAATCGGTGCATCGCTACTTTTACATGTCTATGCAATGTTTCATGACCGGGGAGCTAAAACGGTCGACCTGAAAGTGGAGGAAGGGAACATAGCTGCTATCAGGCTTTATCTGAAATCAGGAATGCAAATCGTTGAGTGA
- a CDS encoding potassium channel family protein, with protein MSVREFLHKRKYELLLLALIQHLFIGIFLKDLLFYRNVIWPINMVILGVASVGVFIGKGKWKNIIRNILFICVVALPIGLIVWANLPHYFTVLNIVYVIFFTFIFGEILRFLIKPGYINADIISAAACGYFLLIEIATFLLQFLFYDNPGSFKGIGTASNAETFMDLVYFSSITLTSIGFGDITPNSHHTKLITSFFGIAGQFYSVVLVGILISKFVSKTEK; from the coding sequence ATGTCAGTAAGAGAATTTTTACATAAACGTAAGTATGAGTTATTGCTGTTAGCTTTAATTCAACATCTCTTTATTGGCATTTTTTTGAAAGACTTACTTTTTTACAGGAACGTCATCTGGCCAATAAACATGGTGATATTGGGCGTTGCCAGTGTCGGTGTATTTATTGGAAAAGGTAAATGGAAAAATATCATACGCAATATTCTATTTATTTGTGTGGTAGCTTTGCCAATAGGCTTGATCGTTTGGGCCAATTTACCACATTACTTTACAGTTCTGAATATTGTATATGTAATATTTTTCACATTTATCTTTGGAGAAATTCTAAGGTTTCTTATTAAGCCTGGTTACATCAATGCAGATATTATTTCGGCTGCCGCCTGTGGGTACTTTTTGCTGATAGAAATTGCCACATTTCTACTGCAGTTCCTATTTTACGACAATCCTGGTTCCTTTAAGGGCATCGGCACAGCAAGTAATGCCGAAACGTTTATGGACCTGGTCTATTTCAGTTCTATAACGCTTACAAGTATTGGTTTTGGCGATATTACCCCGAATTCACATCATACTAAACTGATAACATCCTTTTTTGGAATTGCGGGACAATTTTATTCGGTTGTTTTGGTTGGCATCCTCATTAGCAAATTCGTTTCAAAAACAGAAAAGTAA
- a CDS encoding GDSL-type esterase/lipase family protein has translation MPDKATELTNLHPDIIKFQHDILTSYAVENQTAKKGQILFVGSSSMEIFPIDQLQQDLNLDKVIYNRGVRATTTADLLNHIDTLIFDLAPSKIFINIGSNDIGFNIREDIFLANYDKILHQIKAKLPGTAVYVMKYFPINTVDGFGSEEKQENDQFYAHRSNGLLKAANIKVEQVAKRNGYQFIDVNAGLAGADGNVRKELTFDGAHLLPAGYEIVLGNMKKYLI, from the coding sequence ATGCCAGACAAAGCCACTGAACTCACGAATCTACATCCGGATATCATTAAATTTCAACATGATATTTTAACCAGCTATGCTGTAGAAAATCAAACCGCAAAAAAAGGTCAGATCCTTTTTGTTGGTTCGTCATCGATGGAAATCTTCCCCATTGATCAGCTGCAACAAGATCTTAATTTGGATAAAGTAATTTATAACCGGGGCGTGCGGGCGACGACAACTGCAGACCTGCTTAATCATATAGACACGCTGATATTTGACCTGGCGCCAAGCAAAATTTTCATCAATATCGGTTCAAACGATATCGGTTTTAATATCCGGGAAGATATTTTCCTTGCAAACTACGACAAGATCTTACACCAGATCAAAGCGAAACTACCAGGCACCGCTGTCTACGTGATGAAGTATTTTCCGATCAATACGGTGGACGGTTTCGGCAGCGAAGAAAAGCAAGAAAATGACCAGTTTTATGCGCACCGCTCCAACGGGCTACTGAAAGCAGCAAATATCAAAGTTGAACAAGTAGCAAAACGGAACGGTTACCAATTCATAGACGTCAATGCCGGCCTAGCCGGTGCTGACGGGAATGTGAGAAAAGAACTCACATTTGATGGAGCTCATTTACTTCCCGCCGGATATGAAATTGTACTTGGGAATATGAAGAAATATTTGATATAA
- a CDS encoding DoxX family protein produces MVLKIINAVLILFAAYMAIKQGWAMLTGKNEMLEMFGKWSIGKQGVLVLGFFTLLSVVLMLIPKTFVWGNFLMAAGILLIICFHLLDKDFKGVLIELPFFLLSLVIIYLQHPLSHTH; encoded by the coding sequence ATGGTGTTAAAGATCATCAACGCCGTACTGATCCTTTTTGCGGCCTATATGGCGATTAAACAAGGCTGGGCAATGCTTACGGGTAAAAATGAAATGCTCGAAATGTTCGGAAAATGGAGTATCGGCAAGCAAGGTGTATTGGTTTTGGGCTTCTTTACACTGTTAAGTGTTGTATTGATGCTGATACCAAAAACTTTTGTCTGGGGTAACTTTTTAATGGCCGCTGGCATCCTTTTAATTATCTGCTTTCACTTGTTAGATAAAGATTTTAAAGGAGTGCTGATTGAGTTGCCCTTCTTTTTACTGTCATTAGTAATTATCTACCTGCAGCATCCGCTCTCTCATACACACTAA
- a CDS encoding SDR family oxidoreductase, with amino-acid sequence MARNDIKGKVVLIAGGGKNLGGLLSRDFAAKGAKLAIHYNSEGSKAESEKTLAEVKALGADAFLFQGDLTKVENVTKLFDETVAKFGGIDIAINTVGMVLKKPFTDTTEKEYDTMMDVNAKSAYFFLQEAGKKLNDNGKICTIVTSLLAAFTGYYSTYAGAKAPVEHFTRAASKEFGPRGISVTAVAPGPMDTPFFYGQETAEAVAYHKSASALGGLTNIKDIAFLVEFLVTDGWWITGQTIFANGGYTTR; translated from the coding sequence ATGGCAAGAAATGATATAAAAGGCAAAGTTGTCTTAATAGCAGGTGGCGGTAAAAACTTAGGCGGCTTACTTAGCAGAGATTTCGCTGCAAAAGGAGCGAAACTAGCCATTCACTACAATAGCGAGGGCTCAAAAGCTGAAAGTGAAAAAACATTAGCGGAGGTAAAGGCGTTGGGAGCAGATGCGTTTTTATTTCAGGGCGACCTTACCAAAGTAGAAAACGTAACTAAACTTTTCGACGAAACAGTGGCAAAATTTGGTGGTATCGATATAGCCATCAATACGGTAGGCATGGTATTGAAGAAGCCATTTACCGATACTACCGAAAAGGAATACGATACCATGATGGACGTAAATGCCAAATCTGCCTATTTCTTCCTGCAGGAAGCAGGAAAGAAATTAAATGACAATGGCAAGATCTGTACAATTGTCACTTCATTGTTAGCCGCCTTCACAGGATACTACTCAACCTATGCGGGAGCCAAAGCACCTGTTGAACATTTTACAAGAGCAGCTTCCAAAGAGTTTGGCCCAAGGGGTATCTCCGTAACAGCAGTAGCGCCTGGCCCAATGGACACTCCATTCTTTTATGGCCAGGAAACAGCCGAAGCTGTTGCCTATCATAAATCTGCATCTGCCCTGGGAGGGTTAACTAACATCAAAGACATTGCCTTCCTGGTTGAATTTTTAGTAACTGATGGTTGGTGGATAACCGGGCAAACCATCTTTGCAAATGGAGGCTACACCACCAGATAA
- a CDS encoding Cif family virulence factor, whose product MKINIAILLAALLCATQQVCGQATKKATQKQMVMDTSKLTNTTVKAAFDAWQNGDAKTFLAYFTADAKLFDDDNPRNFQSFVKEACGHEKFTSIDKVENNGLAIFGNFHTERWGDFKTYFKFHISAGGKIERLDIGQAK is encoded by the coding sequence ATGAAAATAAATATCGCCATCCTGCTTGCTGCCCTCTTGTGTGCAACACAGCAGGTTTGCGGACAAGCAACGAAGAAAGCAACACAAAAACAAATGGTGATGGATACAAGTAAACTAACAAATACAACCGTAAAAGCGGCTTTTGATGCCTGGCAAAATGGGGATGCAAAAACGTTTCTGGCTTACTTTACAGCTGATGCAAAACTTTTTGACGATGACAATCCCCGCAATTTTCAAAGCTTTGTAAAAGAGGCTTGCGGCCATGAAAAGTTTACAAGCATTGATAAGGTTGAGAACAATGGGTTAGCTATTTTCGGGAACTTTCATACTGAAAGATGGGGAGATTTTAAAACCTACTTTAAATTTCATATAAGTGCAGGAGGCAAAATAGAAAGATTGGACATCGGGCAAGCAAAATGA
- a CDS encoding helix-turn-helix transcriptional regulator: MKISVIDKGLGIAAQFAQAIGAKTSGRFINIPINKGSGYITGFSWGGDLRMMIRNYYLLEAVFVERTNELAEGQENIVVLLSGIFPPLVHGQEQLLPERARIMICRHLVSTIMEMPSNTSFGSVTIVISRKYLHQLFGHISHPVVANVLEAKENFVVEMDVSPEIIATASEMLGQPVPESLERHYYKLKCEELLCYTFALLLKREEMPAVGIHIDDIKAIYAIKAHLQAHLNEAPHIAGLAKQAKMSEPKLRKLFKQIFGRGVFEFYQFLRMEMAARLLKDKKLTVSEAGYQVGFTNLSHFSRVFAKHHGMKPKQYSRS; encoded by the coding sequence ATGAAAATTTCGGTCATTGACAAAGGATTAGGTATTGCGGCCCAATTTGCTCAGGCAATCGGTGCGAAGACGAGCGGGCGATTTATAAATATTCCTATAAATAAAGGCAGCGGTTATATCACCGGTTTTTCGTGGGGAGGTGATCTGCGGATGATGATACGGAATTATTATTTGCTTGAGGCTGTTTTTGTAGAGCGCACAAACGAATTGGCTGAGGGGCAGGAAAACATCGTAGTGCTGTTGAGTGGAATATTTCCGCCGTTGGTACATGGCCAGGAGCAGCTATTACCTGAAAGAGCTAGAATCATGATTTGCAGGCATCTGGTGTCTACCATTATGGAAATGCCGTCGAATACCAGTTTTGGAAGTGTCACAATTGTTATTTCACGCAAGTATCTTCACCAGCTTTTTGGGCATATAAGTCATCCGGTCGTAGCAAATGTCCTAGAAGCAAAGGAAAATTTTGTGGTGGAGATGGACGTGTCGCCGGAAATTATTGCAACCGCCAGCGAAATGCTGGGGCAACCCGTGCCTGAAAGTTTAGAAAGGCATTATTACAAACTGAAGTGCGAGGAACTGCTTTGCTACACCTTCGCCCTGCTTTTGAAACGGGAGGAAATGCCAGCAGTTGGCATCCACATCGATGACATCAAAGCCATCTATGCCATCAAAGCACACCTGCAAGCGCACCTTAATGAAGCACCCCATATTGCTGGTTTGGCTAAACAGGCAAAAATGAGTGAGCCGAAATTGCGCAAGTTATTTAAGCAAATTTTTGGGAGGGGAGTTTTTGAATTCTATCAGTTTTTACGGATGGAAATGGCCGCCAGGTTATTGAAGGACAAAAAACTTACTGTATCAGAAGCAGGTTACCAGGTGGGCTTTACGAACCTGAGCCATTTTTCGAGGGTCTTTGCTAAGCATCATGGGATGAAACCGAAACAATACAGCCGGTCATAA
- a CDS encoding bestrophin family protein, which yields MHSGKSYNLSEFLIWTRRNIYITLIIGIVPVVLYQLAGLKWLAIPWTVVALLGTATAFIVGFKNTQTYNRTWEARQIWGAILNSSRAWGTMSRDFIPDKGKSKELIYRHFAWLTALRYAMRDSRAWETAGKAYNEEYKAYYSIPEKETSLEDELKKYLSENELKYILTTRNKAVQLLSLQSKATKQLFDDKQIEDYRFVEMQKAIKDFFDQQGRSERIKNFPYPRQFASINSFFIKLFCILLPFGMLKEFDKLNESLDGFMKGNMVWLVIPFSVLISWVYTSLEQVGESTENPFEGSANDVPISQMSRTIEIDMREMLGETDLPPALQPKNNIIL from the coding sequence ATGCATTCAGGAAAATCATATAACCTTTCAGAATTTCTTATTTGGACAAGGAGGAATATTTACATAACGCTTATTATCGGGATCGTACCGGTGGTTTTGTATCAACTGGCAGGCTTAAAATGGCTGGCAATTCCATGGACAGTGGTGGCTCTTTTGGGAACTGCAACAGCCTTCATCGTTGGATTTAAAAACACCCAGACCTACAACAGGACCTGGGAAGCCCGGCAGATCTGGGGAGCGATTTTAAACAGCAGCAGGGCCTGGGGCACCATGAGCAGGGATTTTATACCCGATAAGGGAAAATCCAAAGAATTGATTTATCGTCATTTTGCCTGGCTTACGGCGTTGCGTTATGCCATGAGAGACAGCCGGGCCTGGGAAACCGCAGGAAAAGCTTATAATGAAGAATACAAAGCCTACTATTCTATCCCCGAAAAGGAAACCTCGTTGGAAGATGAATTGAAAAAATATCTTTCGGAAAATGAATTAAAATACATTCTTACCACCAGAAATAAAGCCGTACAACTTTTGAGTTTGCAAAGCAAAGCCACCAAGCAATTATTTGACGACAAACAAATCGAAGATTATCGTTTCGTGGAAATGCAGAAAGCCATCAAAGATTTTTTTGACCAACAGGGACGAAGTGAACGGATCAAGAACTTTCCTTACCCACGACAATTTGCCAGCATCAATTCATTCTTCATAAAACTATTTTGTATCCTTTTGCCATTCGGTATGCTCAAAGAATTTGACAAGCTCAATGAGAGCTTGGATGGCTTTATGAAAGGGAATATGGTTTGGCTGGTTATTCCTTTCAGCGTTTTAATATCCTGGGTCTATACATCTTTGGAACAAGTTGGCGAAAGCACCGAAAATCCATTTGAAGGCTCTGCAAACGATGTTCCTATTTCGCAGATGAGCCGAACTATTGAAATTGATATGAGGGAAATGCTCGGCGAAACCGATTTACCACCTGCATTACAACCAAAAAATAATATTATTTTATAA